From a region of the Rhodothermales bacterium genome:
- a CDS encoding UTP--glucose-1-phosphate uridylyltransferase yields the protein MSSVRLTFAPHRERMEAEGLPEIAIRAFAHYFEHLLSGETGLIREHAIRPVDSLPDSEHLTDADRRAGADALPHTVMLKLNGGLGTSMGLERAKSLLPVKEGFTFLDVIARQALSRAMPLVLMNSFSTADDSRRLLAAYHGVSRSLPLDFLQHKVPKIARHDLSPVDWPHNRQLEWCPPGHGDIYTALVTSGMLEALLDAGYRYLFVSNSDNLGASVDEAILGYFASRRLPFMMEVADRTPADRKGGHLALHPDGGLLLRESAQCPDEDAGFFQDIERHRFFNTNNLWIDIQALERLIEANEGVLRLPMIRNAKTVDPRDSGSTPVFQLETAMGAAIALFEGAGAIRVPRVRFAPVKTTNELLAVQSDAYVLLPDFTIALHPTRGAHVPVVTLDPRYYRTVDQLAAHTPHGTPSLQECTSLRVEGSIRFGRGVRLIGDVHLVNEHPETVVLPDGATLEGKANV from the coding sequence ATGTCGAGCGTACGTCTTACTTTTGCCCCGCACCGCGAGCGGATGGAGGCGGAAGGCCTACCTGAAATAGCCATCCGTGCGTTCGCGCACTACTTCGAGCACCTCCTGAGTGGCGAGACAGGCCTCATCCGCGAACACGCCATCCGCCCGGTCGACAGCCTGCCCGATAGCGAGCACCTGACCGACGCCGACCGCCGCGCAGGAGCCGATGCGTTGCCACATACGGTGATGCTCAAGCTCAACGGTGGCCTGGGGACCAGCATGGGCCTGGAACGCGCCAAATCACTACTGCCCGTCAAGGAAGGATTCACTTTTCTGGATGTGATCGCCCGCCAGGCGCTCAGCCGCGCCATGCCGCTGGTGCTGATGAACAGCTTCTCCACGGCCGACGATTCCCGCCGTCTCCTCGCGGCCTACCACGGCGTGAGCCGGTCGCTGCCGCTGGATTTTTTGCAGCATAAGGTCCCGAAGATCGCCCGGCACGACCTGTCGCCAGTCGACTGGCCCCACAACCGCCAGCTCGAATGGTGCCCACCCGGCCACGGCGATATCTACACGGCCCTTGTCACCAGCGGGATGCTCGAAGCCCTACTCGACGCCGGCTACCGCTATTTGTTTGTGTCGAACAGCGATAACCTGGGCGCTTCCGTCGACGAGGCTATCCTCGGCTATTTCGCCTCGCGCCGCCTCCCGTTTATGATGGAAGTGGCCGACCGCACGCCGGCCGACCGCAAAGGCGGACACCTTGCCCTTCATCCGGACGGCGGACTCCTCCTACGAGAATCAGCTCAGTGCCCGGACGAGGATGCCGGATTCTTCCAGGACATCGAACGCCACCGCTTCTTCAACACGAACAACCTCTGGATCGACATCCAGGCGCTCGAACGCCTCATCGAGGCCAACGAGGGCGTCCTCCGACTCCCGATGATCCGAAACGCCAAAACCGTCGACCCGCGCGATTCGGGTTCGACCCCGGTGTTCCAGCTGGAGACGGCGATGGGGGCGGCCATTGCCCTGTTTGAGGGCGCCGGCGCCATCCGCGTCCCGCGCGTCCGCTTCGCACCTGTCAAAACGACCAACGAACTGCTCGCCGTCCAGTCCGACGCCTACGTCCTCCTGCCCGACTTCACAATCGCCCTGCATCCGACACGCGGCGCTCACGTCCCGGTGGTCACCCTCGACCCCAGGTATTACCGCACCGTCGACCAACTCGCGGCCCACACCCCCCACGGGACCCCCTCGCTCCAGGAATGCACCTCCCTCCGCGTCGAGGGCAGCATCCGGTTTGGCCGCGGCGTCCGGCTCATCGGGGACGTGCACCTCGTCAACGAGCATCCCGAAACGGTCGTCCTGCCCGACGGCGCCACGCTGGAGGGAAAGGCAAACGTTTGA